CAGAGGAGAGACAAGACACTTTATACCGCTTGGCAAATTCTGCTGACCTTGTCAATGTCACAGCCTGCAGACGTGAGCAGTTTGCAAACATacatgttctttgttttcctgagaacagcctccagggttttaaatgggcattcatttcattttgaaggatgtctgattgcttcaggatttcaagttccagccaaaatggtagTTCCTATGGTTAattatgaagtacatgtatatgtgtggGGTGATGGCATGTTTTTGCAAATGACTGTCACCTCTTTCAAGTCTGACGTCTGTGTCTCATCTCCCCTGGATAATTGAGAACTTGGGATATTCCCAACGAATAACGGAAATTTATATGTAAACCAAGTAAGGCACAGACCTTTAGATGAAGTTGATAAAAATACAGAAGAGTTTAGAGAAGAAAATGGTACAAAAAGAACTTCCACCAAGACGCTGTGATTGATAATATTCTCAGACAGATACAAATGTTCTGATACAGCATAGTCAGGATTTAAAACACAATGTTGGGTATCATTGATGGAAGGGGCACATTTTTACACGAGGAACTTACAAAACTGATGGCGAATGGTCCCATGATAAACATTTTGGTCATCACCATCACCGACATAATTCCTGAGCTAGCTGGCCAATAGTTGTCATGGCTGGCCCTTTTCATTGGGATTAGAAAACAGGCGTATCAAATAACACATAGTAGAGCACATAATCACTCCTCATCCCCCTGGcttagaaaaaatattttggtttGTCCTAACTCAAAACCCGTTTATGAAATTGCAGAAGTTTTTTTTGTACCTTTTCAATCAGAGCTGCCTACAAAATGGAATTCTAAGCACCAAGAACAACAAAACGATAGAAATAACTCATTTCATAAGAAACACTTATCAGGTTAAGAAATTGTGCCACAATCTGGGCAAATTAAGCCAACTGAGTGGCTTTCTCAGATGTTTAAAGCTGGAAGACATGTAAATGGCACAAAGTTTTGCAATGGTTCAAAGCCTCCAACCTGGTGGTCAGAGAGTCAAGACTGTTTCTTCATTTGTACTTCAATTCACTTAGCCAGGAACTTTCTCGAGTTTTCCAGAGCAGCAAGAAAACTGAACCAGCTCAATGATGAAAAGGTGCTATTTCTTAAAAGTGCATAGGAATACTTCAATGCAATACTTGTTCTAACACTAACAGGTTATAGCACGTCTATCCTCACAGTCAATTGATGGGACTACGCATGGTGTGTAGCAAGTCTGACCCACCGATATCAGGATGGACCGCACTAAACCTGTTCTACGACAATCAGAACTCAAATCTATCGAGAACCTGCTGAACATAACCTCTCAAATTATCGGCAAGCACCTCAGGATCCAGATCTTGGTTGTCAGACAAGTCTCCCCCGGTCGTATCGTTATCGCTATGAGTTCGATTCAGGACCCGATCTTTATGTCTCTCGGCTGAACGTGTGCGCCGCTCCCCTAGCTTGTCAGATGACTTCGACTTCCGCGGGATGCTCTCAGAGTCCGATTCATACTTCGTGTGGTAGTACCTCTCGTAGAAATTACGTCGCCGGTGGCTTTCCGGACTGCAATTCGATTCCAGTTTTTGCAGACGCTCCTTGATCATGTGGCCTTTCTCCCGGCGGTTGACAACGACGCGCGGTAACGGGGGCTTGTTACCACGACTCTGGCTCCGTTCCTCCAACATCTTTATTGTGTCCTTGATCGTCAAGCCCTGGTGGTGGCATGGTTTCTCTCCAGAGTCCGAGTCAAAACTGCTACCAGCGTCTTTGCCACCACCACCTGACGAAACATGGCAACGTAGGCGGGATTTCGGTGGTGGATCTTTACGAAAATCAGATCCAGACTCCAACACTTTTGGCACCACTAAACTTTCTAATCCTCGAATAAACTCCTCACCGGTATCCAAGTTCCCGCCCTCAGGATCTGACATTGTCCCCAAGTCCTCACATTTAGATTGCCCAATGTCATGATACGCCAATGAAAGTTGCCTCTCGGGGGACGACTCTTTACTCGGCATGGTGCTAGACGGCACCGACGCAGCACCGATGATGATATCGCGATTATTACTTTGAGGTCGCGGCGGTCGATGACGCGGCAAGTATGTATCAAGTTCGATTGGTTTGTTAGAACCATTTTTACCATTTGCACTGTCAAACTTATTTTCCTTAAACGATTGAAACTGGCGTGCAAGAAATCCTGGTTCCTTCTTCTCTCTTCTCAATTTGGCACTGTACGAACGCGCAAGTTGATAAACCAATTTACTCTGTCTTTCTCGTTCGGCTAACGCATCAGAATCACTACCATCGTCATTATTCACCTGGTATCCACTCTGGGAATCACTGCCGAGGCGACTACTGCGGAAATTGCTAATCTTAGATTTCACCTTCGTGACCTTTGTCTTAAGAGTTCCCATCAAAGACCGCCCAGATCCAGTCAGGCTGGTCGCATCAGATGCTAAATCTGGTGGTGGGAAAAGCTCTTCTCCCTCTTCCAGCGCAACTTCTGGAATCGGGAACTTAGGGAGCAGCGGCCCATCGGAAGTGTTAGCGATGTATTCCTCCAGATCGTTCCAGATATCTGGACTAGGACGCACATCATCCGTACTTGTCATCGGGGAGTCCGTTTCCCAATTCAGTGGTGGGCTTATGAAGAACGGCTGCGGCCGGTGATCGGGGCTACATTCTGCGCTACAGGACTGACGGAAGTCTCTGTTACGATTTGACGCCAGTTCATCTTCAGACTGGCTGTGTAACTTGGAACGCAAGTTTGGAAGAGTATGGTACAGCTCGCTGATAGTCGTCCTCAAGGACCGCAGGCCTTCGGAGTATGATTTCTGTGGAGATAATGGTGGCCGAAAATCCTTTTCCCTGCGTGGACTTATCTTGGTCTTTGATTGGAAGAGGGATGAGAGAGACAATCGTGGTGTAGAAGTCAGACGTACGGGAGTCTCGGTATTCACACTATGCATTCCCGAGAATGAATGCGAGCGATTTACTGACGGTTTCCTGTTAAAGTCATCAGTAAAGGAGAGAGTCCTTGATTTGTGAGCCTTTCCCTGTTTTGAGCTACCAGGCAGCGATTCTTGGCTACTATTATTGAGATTCCAAATAGGTGATTCCGATCTATCACTCGTTTTCGAAGTTTTCTTAACACTCGCGGCTACGCCAGCCATATGTCTACGGTAGGCATCGCCAAATGTCACATTGTCATACACACCCTTCCCAGAGCTATCAGAGGCAGCACCGTCATCACTCTTGTTCCCATTCTTGTCATCCTTGTCCCCAGATCTCCCCATAGCACCATTCCATCTATCCATTAgatatttcgaaaagtcaatcTCAACGTAATCCCCAGATCGGTCGCGATGCCCCCCTGCCGCTGCTGCAGCAGTATTTTGAAGGGAGGCACTGTAACGCAAAGTCATGTAATCATCCTCGGAATCACACTCTGTCCCCAGCTGTGACCTTGCACTCTGACCTTCATCCATCAAGGTCACGTACTCATCATCAGAAACCGTCTGCAGCCTCCCCTCAGCAGAAGGGACGGTCCGCAGACTACCGGAGCGCTGCGAGGTCTCCATTGCATCCATGTCAGAATCAAAGTCGGTGTCTAAACTCTCCATCGAACTACTCATCTCCTCTTTGATCTGACCGTGATATTTCTGACGATAATCCTCACCAAAAGAGTTGGAGTCAACGCGATTAACTGCTGTGGCAAACCTGAAACTTGCATGCCGTTTCGCGTGCCTGGCTCTCCCACCGTACGCGCCGCGTATTGGCGTAACATCCAAATGTGTCGGTTTATTGGTCTTCTCAGCACTTTCCGCTGCTTCTTTCCCCGGCGACTTTTTCTCAGGTTTCTTCTCCCCGCGATCCCTGAAGTGCAGCAAGTTCATGCCGTAGTCAATGCTCTTGCTTCGTGGCCGTTCCCGATTCTTTCCCGTCCGCCCACGTAGTGTAACAGTGGAGTCCTCATCCTGAAATAACAACAGAGTTTTAGAATATGACTTTATCATTAGCCACCTGCATAACCTTTTATGACTCAGTGGAACATGCATTTGGTGACCGCAGTTTCAAAAGCTATGGACCGCGGTTATGGAACACTCTTCCATGCCACATTCGAGACTCTGAGGACACTGAACAATTCAAAGGTACTTGCAAATACAAATAGATAAATAAGCCTTACATAGTCATAGCGCTAGTTCCAATAGAATCACTGCTCACATGCGTCCGACATAACACAATTTACAAAAGAGGGATATCATCAGAACCACGGTTTAGTTTAAATAAGCCTTTTTTAATGGATCTCATTCAAGCAAAAGGACTGAGGAGTTGGGATTCAGCGTTTGGTGTCTGTAGCACTAACTAAAGGGAAGTTTTGCATACAACTCGTAATGCCTGAGATATGCAAGAGAAACAAACATGCTGGCAATACATTTTAAAGATAGAAGACTATCATAATGGCAAAATGTTACATCAGAATGGCGGAATGTTAGTAGAACGTGTAGAATGAACATATGAATGGAGGTCTTATGTTAGATACATGAAGAGAAGAAATGCACTTGATGAAAGTCTGTCCTGTAGATAGTGAAAACAGTGATTCTTGGGCTTCTttccatcattttcattttctgacaaaatctTTTATACATTTTAGACTCTTTCAAGAACTTAGTGAAACTTTACCAGTATTCAAAACTTGatcggaaccccaaaccatcGCAGCACAGTAACTAATTAAAGTGCAGGTCGATGTATTGCAATTTGTAAGGTGAAACATTTACAAAGTTTGTGTGCAACGGCGTGCAAAAGCATGAGAAGATTCTGTGCAACTTTCTGCATGCAGGGACACGATGCAAGGTGCACAGGTAAGCAGACAAAAGACGACGACGCCCAATTAAGGGAACGACGACGCCATCCTGATGGATGTCGTGGCTGTCAAACAGCAGAAGCAACGATGCTAAGCTGAGATAACAGACGACATGGAGACACAAAGCCAACATCGAATTTGCGCAAAACGGGATGGAAGAAACAGAATTTTACGATTGCACACACCTTGATGGGATCAAGAACGAGCGGAGGAATCTTTATATTAGGTGTGCTCATCTTCCGCCTCAACGGAGGAGACTAAACAAAACGtggtgaaaaaaaatcatgaatattACGAAAATTATAATATACTAACAACAGTTCAGCAAAAGAAGCAATTGATACAATTATCCTTACAGGCTTTGAATGAACACTGAGTTACCAGAGGTCTGAAgaaaatttccagattctgttcCAGTTATGCATGAATAGGTATACAATATACCTTGACTGGTGACTGCTTGGTTACCTCTGTTTTGTAGCAATGCACATGCATAACTGAATACAACATCCGGATATTTTGTTCCCACTAATGCGTAGATTCAAAATCCTCCGAGGAGTATTAAAGTAATGCATTTTTGGGAGTATGTGCATCTGATCTCTGGAGAGAAAAAGTCCTGAACTGGTGTTTTTTACAAACAATGTCTTGTTGAGGTACTGGGTGTACCATTTCTTGTCAGGTTATGTTTGGATCTTGTGTACAGCTAAAGGTTCTAGATGTTTTAGAGGTCTTGGTGTTGTGATATAGAGCTAGTGCATTGGTGCCATGTGTGACAGGCGGCCTCGGTCTTCTATTACCAGCCAATGTCAACAACAAATGTGCCACATGTGGATGATGTCATGATTGACATTGCCACTCTGCACTTGACCACAACAAGAAAGTGTGCCACATGGGCCAATGACGTAATTTGATATCTCGCTGGCGGATTTCACTGTGACTGAGTCATCTGCACAGGCTCTATAGAGCAACTCCTAATCAGATGAAGTATAGAGTGTTCATCAGAATGTTTCATCATGCATGAGCTGTGTCATGGTACAGGTGCACTGAAAGTGTTTAGGATGTGCAGGAATCCTCTTGAGGACCTGGGTGTGTTTCTGGCTTTTCTTGTGCTGCACACATGCCGAGATGTGCAGGGCTAGAGAGGCTAGTTAGATGAAATATGTGAAGTTACCATGATAATAGAATGACATTAGGATGAGATGACGAATTATTGATTTCACAATGGTGACTTTAGACAACACAAACTAATGGATCTTCCTTTCAATATCTGGATTCTTTCTACAAACAACGCAATTCACTCAAAAGCATGATGAACAAAATTAGACAGAGTTACATATAAGCTTGACATTACTGACTAAATTGACTACAATATCTTACTGCCATTATGTGCACACAACTTATTACCACAACATGTATGTTCATATATTTTGACACTTCTTTGCACAATGAATCAGAAAGCATATTAAGTCGATTCAAATTGCTGATACACAGCCATACTTACATTTTTAGGACTTGGTAAGAAAAATTCTGATCCCGGCTTTCTTTGGCCCTTCTTTCCTCTCTGAGATTTCAGGACAAAATCTAGAAAGATAAGGAAGGATTAGAGAAAGAATATTACACTTTGCTAGAAATTAATACAGATGCCTGAATTATGTGAAAACCAGTCTCGATATGCTCATATCGAAGTTACTCGTACTCAAATCTGATTTTCATCAAAGAAATCTCATGGTCCAAATTCAGAGGCAAGCTATGTTACAATGAGACAATATTGTcagctgcccccctcccccccccttaAAATTACTGACCCAATGCAACAAATAAATCTGTTCCGCTCACCTGGTATAAAAGTACCCGACTTCCTCCTAGCACCGCGTCTCTTCTCGAGATATTCTGGAGCTGCGTGACGTTTCGTGTCGGCATGCTCACGAGTCGATTCTTTCTCTGAAACAAATGAAGAGCTCAAATGCAAAAATCGACATCTCgtcttatttcaatttgagagaaatgtttttaaaaatgcaCTATCAAAGAGAAATACATAAGAAACTTTTTACACATTATCGACCATGCTATATATAAATTTGGCTTTATAACAACAATCATTTGAGTGATACCACACAGACAAACTCTGTCCAGGGGCACAGATATCTTGTCTAGCAACATCTACTTCGACTTGTCATAAGATTATCCAATCCATTACAGTGATCTTAATACTCATGTCACCCAGATTATATCAGATCTCAGCTTGACTTGACGATCTGTACACTTTTAGTAAAACCTCATCACTGATTTGCATAAGAAATAGCCAAGAAGAAAACTCCACACACCTTTTTCATTTCCCAGCATCATGACCAACGCCTTGGCTTTCTCAGGAATGACGGCACTGTAATTCTCAAGAATCAAGCGTTTAATTTCGTGACACCATTTACGCTTGTGATCGAGATCCTTCGCTTGCATCGTGTACTGAAGACGGGGATTGTCGAATGGAATCACATGGAAGCTCAGGGGTTCCTTAGGAATGCTCTCGATCAACATGAGATTGGAGCACTGAAACAGAGATCACAACTTTTAcaattttgatcttttttatcACTCTTTGCAATTTTAACGTGGTTAACATGCAGTCCACATTTTGGTGGAACAGGCTACCCTCAATAATAGGCTATGTTATGATCTGCCCTACAAAAATTATGATGTAAAATCAACGCTAGACTAAAGTACTCATCGAATTGACCTTCCTAGTTCACACTTCTGAAAATGAGGGAATATATCAGCATTCTGAAACTTGCAGTTGGAGGATGAGTTATGTCTAACAGAGCGGTTGACGGGTTGTACGTAAAGTGCGTATGGTACTACAGCAAAAAGGTTCGTACAGGGGGTGAGGAGGATCTATCCCAAAGAGTAAACTGGCAATTAGGCGGGTACGCTTTTTATGGACAGGCCCCAAACAAGCCATTGAAGACTGCCTCTATGGACAATAAAGGTCACTTACTGCGCCTGCACACTTTGTACTAGAACCATTGGTAGATACACTAAGGACCAAAAAACATATCTTACCTTTATACAATCTTTACAGATGAGCGATTGCGTGCCATCTTCCTTCCTCTTGGTGATCAACATGGCCTTCTCAAACAGGAACAGATGGCGATGACCTTTAGCACCGTGCATTTTGAATGAATCCTTAAACAATCAGAAACAGGAATGAACTACTATCAAACGAAATGAAGACAAATTAACAGAATGATCTCTTAACATGTAAGTCAGTTATGCAGATAATATTTGCTTGATGCAGCTTTGAGAAAATAAACCAGGACACTCTGTCAAACTCCAGAGGGCTTAACTAATGTAATACCACCAGTTAAGACTGGCAAAATCTgtcataacctctctattaaggacactagttttggtcccaaatatgttttttccattcaatttgacctcgctaatcaggaaacctgtctattaaggacagcactaaaGTActagtgaggttctactgtagattaAAAATTAAAATGGACACAATGTTCTTACCTCTAAAAGCAGTTCACCATATGTTGTAAGGTCCTCGCCTTGCCACTGGTACAGAATACTTTGAATTTCTTGGATGCGTACAGCATCttcgtggcgtctcttcatctcATTGATGTGCTGGGCCATCCCTGTCATGCTGTCGAATGCATCTTTTATCGTCGCATAATCGGGGGAGTTCTCATCCGAGTTGTTCAGCATACTCTGAAGGAACAGAGAGAAGATATCAAAGAGATGTACAGATAGATAAAGCTAATGATGAGCAATGGCTATGTAACTGAAACTTCTATCAAAGAGCTTGCTTGAGAACATTTCACTTTCCCACAAGATCCTCATTTCAAGGTACAATAGGCTTATCTGAGCTGGGTGCGTCTCGACGAGGTTGAAGTCACCAGGCTTGAATAAGCTGTAGTGGCAGGCATCCGTAAATAAGTGAACATTGGAAGAAAAGAAGCCGGGTGTCTGAAGCTGTCAAGACAAACAACTTAAAGGtcaaatgtgacccaccacggcaaaatgaattgcatgtcgcacagaagatgagcctaaaatgacaccaggacataatagaagaaattgatatactcagatttcacaaaaggcagacaatagtgaaatgaacaaccagtccgtctcaacatgtcaagctcggagcgacatgcgactcattttgccatggcgggtcacaaatagcTTCCTCCTCCCTTATGCAAGTGGAATATCACGTTGTTTTCTGCAGAACAAAACTGGTTCAGAGCTCACCTGGAGCAGGAGATGGTATTTGAGGATTCTCTGAACTGGCTTGAGCAGATAAGACCCCAGAGGCAACGCATGTTGTAAAGCCCGCTGTCGTTCGCGAAATGCATCGGCTATCTCCTTCTCGCCCATACAGGTGGTCAGGGTTGACATACAGCTACAAAGAGGATAAATAgattatgaatgaatgaaattatcttttttgtagcgcctttcccactgaatacaatcttcaaaagcgctcacactccaaaatgctcgcggaagaggaaagttttcaagtttttttggaaggtgatggagtcagtttctttcctcaggtcatggcctagtgagttccacattcgaggggcatgcactgagaatgcccttgCCCCGAATGTTACCAGCCGGAATGGACACTCGATAAGAAGATGCCGTGCCTCAGAACGGAGTGATCGGGCGGTGGTGTGCGGACAAATAAGTTCGTTGATGTAGAGAGGCGCCAGGCCGTTCACAGCCTTGAATGTGAACACCATCAATTTAAACTCAATCCGTTTCCGAACTGGCAACCAGTGTAGTTGCATCAGGATCGGGGTAATATGTTCGCATGGTTTGGTCCTGGTGACCATACGTGCAGCACGGTTCTGGATAAGTTGCAATCTATCCAGTGACGATTCGGCAATTCCCGCAGATTAGACAAGAAGCATTTGAGATTACTTTTTCCTGTCTTCTgatttcggtcccaaattggtcaatCACTTTAAATTTGACAactgttatcaggacacctctctctcaAGGGCAAGCCGCAAATATCTGTCTGTCCAcagcccaagggtgtcctttccATAGGTCTACCTGTACTTTCAAGTTAAGCTACTTCACAACTGTTCAAATGAATGAATTAGAGTAACACAAGAAgccagaaaaaaaaattccaaagTCTTTTGATATAAAGATCATACCaccaaacatatttttttttgtgATCAAAATACTAAAGTTACTTACCTTGGATAATTCGTACAGTAATTTGTGTATATTGAGAATCCCTCATTGTGATCAACAAAGCACTGGGCAATAAGAGCAGGGGACATGTCACAGTTTTCTAGCTTTTCTAACAGTGTGCTATTGAAGCTATGGATATCCTCAATGTTCCCAAAAAGCTCGCTGACCTGCTTTGAGGTCAGCGGTAACTCCGGGTTGTGAATGATATAATCCAAGTAGCCCTGGAATAAAAGGAAAATATTTAGAAGAGATACACAAACTTTCCGTCAAGATACTTATCTTAATAAATCAATGATTCGGGTGGTCACATAACAACCTCACAAAGTTCgtatcagatatacatgtaattgagatAGAGGTACTTTCTGGTTTTTCTGCATAGACACTGTCTCTTGACCATCAATATCCAATTCAAAGTTGTGCAGACATGGGTCAGCTTCTTAACATCCACATTAACCCCAAAATTCAGCTGGTTCTGCTCCTGTAATGCAATATATGTTTAAACTTTATTTCTCACCTCAATGATTTCCTCAAGGTCTTTCACATAAGTTCTCTCCGTGATCAAGATCTCATTCACAACTTTGTCGGTGATACACTGCGAGCTATCAGACTGCTCAAGTCTCGACGCATACTCCGACTGATCAGACTCCTCCAACAGAGGTTCCATGTCTGGCGGAGGTTCCGTGTCTGCTTGAGACTCATCGTCACTCACGGTATCCATCTGAGTCGGCTCCGGTAAGACCTCTTTCTTTGGCGACTCCCCCACAAGAGATGACCAAGGACCTGGATCTGACACTGACATTGCTGCAGCTGACTTTTTGCTCGTATGGCGAGGtagtgaggaggaggaggaagaccCTGAACTTGAACTCAGCGGCCGTTTGTTTCTGTCATTAGCCTTGTTGGTCTTCTCCTTTCTTTCCATGGCCAATTTCGTATCTGCCTTGCTGTCCCCTGGCCACTGCTGCCCAGGCCCATTATTGTTCTGTGGGGTGGACATGCTACTGGCAACCCCCTCCTGATGAACGTCCTACATATCTGGCTGGTCTAGTGTAAAATACGACAACGTGACCTGAAACAGGAAGCGAAGACATCAATCTCAGCACATctaattttccaattttctgTGACTTGGTTAGGGGAGGTAGGGTGTACTGCGGCTTGTACTGTACTACAAATACAAGGCCCCAGCTCAGCAGCTGGCCAAGAGGAGGAGTAGATCAGCCTTTGACACGAGGATTTTGTCAGGGTACGCCCGGCGGCAGCATGAGTTGCTAGACATAGTTATCCTTCGTCCAGCTGACTTTTCAAGCACTGAGGCCACCGTCAATAATGGACAGTATGCAGAAATGTACAGAGCATACACACATttatacacaaaatgtacaggacAGACAGAGGACAGTTGAAAGGTGAGCTCACACTTCAAGTTCCGTTATCGAGCTATTAAAAGGAAATAAATACTATCTAAAGTATCAAAAGTCACCTTAGGTATTGAATTATTAGTTGGAATAGTTTAAAAAGCCATTGTTGCCACAAGTATACAAAAATAAGGGTGTTTTTCCGAGCAAATTAGTccttttttgttaatttttttccaCCATAGTTGTTATTGTCGCTTTGATAAACTTTCCAATGATTTCTTTGTCGGCCGCGGCAGTGGCCGAGGACAATCGTGACGTCTTGACGTTGTCTTCAACAATGAAAACGACACTTTTGAACAGTGCGCTACGTCCCGTCGACGATGTCCGTCACGTTTGACGTCGTTGTGTCTTTGTTGTTCATGGCTGCATTGATGCATGAATGGCATGATGGAGTTCATCAGGAATGAAAGTCTGCCTCGGAATTTGGAAAATCAACAACTGTTTTAGTTAAGACagattgtgcctttgtctctTCATGAGAGCTGTCTTTCGAACGACAATCTCATGAATCTGAAGAGCAGATGGAATGGCAAAACCATGCCGTTATTGTATAAACTTTAGTGCAATTAGCAAAAAGGAGTGGTATATTTTCATATCTGTTGCACTTTGTATCTTCCTTTTTGTGACCGTGGTTTACGATGTTATCAACTATGCCATTACAGAAACAACTGAATACACGACCCAGCCATTGTCTGTAGCAGTATTGGTAAGTCAGCATTTGTAGGCTTGGCCTTCTTGGGTACAGGGTAGTCCTCTGTCCTGTCTCCTGATAGTTAGGCCCTTCGTAATATGGGTTCACTCATCACTGCCACTGGTTCAGTGGAGCCCACAGCAATCAGCATAGGCGCCTGTGATTTTGATGAGGACCGATGTTTATTGTCGGTAATGGACATACTGAATGAATTATACAATCTCCAAGTCTTTATCAATCATTTCAATCACAGTCACACACAATCACGTCGAGGCACAACCATGAAACCATAAGTGCTATGTGCTATTTGATATTGAACCAGCTGATGCACAGAATTGGCCAGTCAGTCTCAGTGAGCGCCAAGCAAATAAAAGGACATGGTGTCCCAACCAAGAGAAAGTCATCTCAGTTGGCAGACGGAGACAGAAACAAAGTCGGATCAGTATAGACCATAAATGCCCCACTCATGAACTGGTTGGGCCTGTCAATTCTTCTCATTTTCTTTTCTAGTGTCTTCATATAGTAGCGTGTTACAGTTCCCTGCTAGGCCTTGTTTACGTTACTCAAAAAGGAATTCGTGGCAACTTGCCAAGATATGGCATTGCAGCAATATGTAAGTAGGCAATAgctggtacagtagaacctttctaatAAGGActacctcgggactgacaagtgctgtccttgatagagaggtgtcccgattagacttagagaggtcaaattgaatggaaacaaccaacttgggactgaaactagtgcccttaatagaggagttgtccttagtagagaggtgtcaactaagggaggtttcactgtagttTGAATTCAAGATGAGACACACATTTTCATTTGACAGCTGCTGAATAAATGTGCATTATCTTTGAAGTGGAGTATTGCCATTCACTTCAACCCTATGGCCTACATCAAAAGATGACCTGATTGCAAGTTGATTTATTTTAAGTTTGTCCTTTTGAATGTACTATACAGACCACCAAGGA
Above is a window of Lineus longissimus chromosome 3, tnLinLong1.2, whole genome shotgun sequence DNA encoding:
- the LOC135484064 gene encoding uncharacterized protein LOC135484064 isoform X2, coding for MSTPQNNNGPGQQWPGDSKADTKLAMERKEKTNKANDRNKRPLSSSSGSSSSSSLPRHTSKKSAAAMSVSDPGPWSSLVGESPKKEVLPEPTQMDTVSDDESQADTEPPPDMEPLLEESDQSEYASRLEQSDSSQCITDKVVNEILITERTYVKDLEEIIEGYLDYIIHNPELPLTSKQVSELFGNIEDIHSFNSTLLEKLENCDMSPALIAQCFVDHNEGFSIYTNYCTNYPSCMSTLTTCMGEKEIADAFRERQRALQHALPLGSYLLKPVQRILKYHLLLQSMLNNSDENSPDYATIKDAFDSMTGMAQHINEMKRRHEDAVRIQEIQSILYQWQGEDLTTYGELLLEDSFKMHGAKGHRHLFLFEKAMLITKRKEDGTQSLICKDCIKCSNLMLIESIPKEPLSFHVIPFDNPRLQYTMQAKDLDHKRKWCHEIKRLILENYSAVIPEKAKALVMMLGNEKEKESTREHADTKRHAAPEYLEKRRGARRKSGTFIPDFVLKSQRGKKGQRKPGSEFFLPSPKNDEDSTVTLRGRTGKNRERPRSKSIDYGMNLLHFRDRGEKKPEKKSPGKEAAESAEKTNKPTHLDVTPIRGAYGGRARHAKRHASFRFATAVNRVDSNSFGEDYRQKYHGQIKEEMSSSMESLDTDFDSDMDAMETSQRSGSLRTVPSAEGRLQTVSDDEYVTLMDEGQSARSQLGTECDSEDDYMTLRYSASLQNTAAAAAGGHRDRSGDYVEIDFSKYLMDRWNGAMGRSGDKDDKNGNKSDDGAASDSSGKGVYDNVTFGDAYRRHMAGVAASVKKTSKTSDRSESPIWNLNNSSQESLPGSSKQGKAHKSRTLSFTDDFNRKPSVNRSHSFSGMHSVNTETPVRLTSTPRLSLSSLFQSKTKISPRREKDFRPPLSPQKSYSEGLRSLRTTISELYHTLPNLRSKLHSQSEDELASNRNRDFRQSCSAECSPDHRPQPFFISPPLNWETDSPMTSTDDVRPSPDIWNDLEEYIANTSDGPLLPKFPIPEVALEEGEELFPPPDLASDATSLTGSGRSLMGTLKTKVTKVKSKISNFRSSRLGSDSQSGYQVNNDDGSDSDALAERERQSKLVYQLARSYSAKLRREKKEPGFLARQFQSFKENKFDSANGKNGSNKPIELDTYLPRHRPPRPQSNNRDIIIGAASVPSSTMPSKESSPERQLSLAYHDIGQSKCEDLGTMSDPEGGNLDTGEEFIRGLESLVVPKVLESGSDFRKDPPPKSRLRCHVSSGGGGKDAGSSFDSDSGEKPCHHQGLTIKDTIKMLEERSQSRGNKPPLPRVVVNRREKGHMIKERLQKLESNCSPESHRRRNFYERYYHTKYESDSESIPRKSKSSDKLGERRTRSAERHKDRVLNRTHSDNDTTGGDLSDNQDLDPEVLADNLRGYVQQVLDRFEF